In Marivirga salinae, a single window of DNA contains:
- a CDS encoding WG repeat-containing protein, giving the protein MKGDTIMNFKYSDLKAGNTNILAAEANEKWGYINIDSDTLIDFKFDEADPFRGALAIVYNGPTDRYTSKPTNSALINFEGDIILPFETRKLKFLSANLLMRYKYNYNINLYKKDGAPIDSIYYDSQQFNSPEDPITGYLEDEIEFYKFTNGFAIIGHKGRMGMVNEKGDIVIPLKYHHLEPMNEYGYTKVQYLDKYGIVDSKGNEIVPIGYEHIGYDDENDLFFLQKEDDSRDYGDRLVNEGYWNYEGELLSNSPLKSPKVYDLKEQIGKIRQAYSSIESEAKQSNFSTFKLENGNIEIKKSYNKIIVNDTAKGIQYEYFYNSSLNKYGPFFIFKVEGKKENRYYYHHGRIIRWLDKDKENRLISDAIYSPEHDEHLRARRFKAKAENKELTDKYGLDTVRNKIDSLCTFINENIAKGIYKKGDTKSRSMGEYQRLEEVYIDSLQNVMYKLDAGSDEGGSAKEEEFYFKGELIRKYTDKNYFDNSDNVPDAQWVSGQYAVTKYYNNGSLIFTEKTENGVMTINKN; this is encoded by the coding sequence ATGAAAGGAGATACCATAATGAATTTCAAGTATTCCGACCTCAAAGCTGGAAACACTAATATACTAGCTGCTGAAGCAAATGAAAAATGGGGGTATATCAATATTGATAGCGACACATTAATCGATTTTAAATTTGATGAAGCCGACCCCTTTAGAGGCGCACTAGCAATAGTATACAATGGGCCTACGGATCGCTATACATCAAAACCTACAAACAGTGCTTTGATTAATTTCGAAGGGGATATCATACTTCCTTTTGAAACAAGAAAACTGAAATTCTTATCTGCTAATCTATTAATGAGGTATAAATACAATTACAACATCAATCTTTACAAGAAAGATGGAGCCCCAATCGATTCTATTTACTACGACAGTCAGCAGTTCAATTCACCGGAAGATCCCATAACAGGCTACCTGGAAGATGAGATTGAATTTTACAAATTCACCAATGGCTTTGCCATTATTGGCCATAAGGGTAGGATGGGAATGGTAAATGAAAAAGGCGACATTGTGATCCCATTAAAATACCATCACCTAGAACCCATGAATGAATATGGTTATACAAAAGTTCAGTATTTGGATAAATATGGAATTGTAGACAGCAAAGGAAATGAGATCGTACCAATAGGATACGAACACATTGGTTACGATGATGAAAACGATTTATTCTTTCTACAGAAAGAGGATGACAGTAGAGACTATGGAGACAGATTAGTAAATGAAGGCTACTGGAATTATGAAGGCGAATTATTGAGCAACTCTCCTCTAAAATCACCAAAAGTTTACGATTTAAAAGAGCAAATAGGCAAAATAAGGCAAGCTTACAGCAGCATTGAAAGTGAAGCTAAGCAGTCAAATTTCTCTACATTCAAACTAGAGAATGGTAATATCGAAATTAAAAAAAGCTATAATAAAATAATCGTCAACGATACCGCTAAAGGAATACAATACGAATATTTTTATAATTCAAGCCTCAATAAATATGGCCCTTTTTTCATTTTTAAAGTAGAAGGTAAAAAAGAAAACAGATACTATTATCACCATGGTAGGATTATTAGGTGGTTAGATAAAGATAAAGAAAACAGATTAATATCAGATGCAATTTACTCTCCCGAACATGATGAACATTTGCGAGCAAGAAGATTTAAAGCAAAGGCAGAGAATAAAGAATTAACAGATAAATATGGATTAGATACTGTCAGAAATAAAATTGACAGTTTATGCACCTTTATTAACGAAAACATTGCTAAAGGCATCTACAAAAAAGGGGATACTAAAAGTAGATCGATGGGTGAGTATCAAAGGTTAGAGGAGGTTTATATAGATTCACTCCAAAATGTGATGTATAAGCTTGATGCAGGTTCTGATGAGGGTGGTAGTGCGAAAGAAGAAGAATTTTATTTTAAGGGTGAATTAATCCGGAAATACACTGATAAAAATTATTTTGATAATTCAGACAATGTACCAGATGCTCAGTGGGTATCAGGGCAATATGCAGTTACAAAATACTACAATAACGGAAGCTTAATTTTTACAGAGAAAACAGAGAATGGAGTAATGACAATCAATAAGAATTAA
- a CDS encoding WG repeat-containing protein, whose translation MTKYFLFSIALFSLLSTSCTDNSNQSEEDSISETSLSYVEKDTSFVLKQFDPNQIWPFKSNDKWGYKNNDNEFVIRPIFDGCGFFSEGFAWVKENEAYKIINNKGDYIDKSASFDAVGKTKAGIIPTKKGKLWGAVDTTANQIIEYNYEEIKILDSNLVLVNKNRNWGLINRVGEEVCLPVYDREIVFEDGLAIVTRNYRDIGIINKSGREIVKCQYEDVKIINDSTFRIAVKSNRSENNYGLIVNEKIKYPAEYNRIDFFQEQSSGTN comes from the coding sequence ATGACAAAGTATTTTTTATTTTCAATTGCACTCTTTTCTTTACTCTCTACAAGTTGCACAGACAATTCTAATCAATCTGAAGAGGACTCAATCTCAGAAACTTCACTGTCATACGTTGAAAAAGACACCTCTTTTGTTTTAAAGCAATTCGACCCCAACCAAATATGGCCTTTTAAAAGTAATGATAAATGGGGTTATAAAAACAATGATAATGAATTCGTAATCAGACCTATATTTGATGGTTGTGGCTTTTTCTCAGAGGGTTTTGCCTGGGTAAAAGAAAATGAAGCTTATAAAATCATAAATAATAAAGGAGATTATATTGATAAATCGGCAAGTTTTGACGCTGTCGGAAAAACCAAAGCCGGTATAATACCAACAAAAAAAGGAAAATTATGGGGAGCTGTTGATACGACAGCTAATCAAATCATAGAGTATAATTATGAAGAAATAAAGATACTGGATAGCAATTTAGTATTAGTTAATAAAAACAGGAACTGGGGTCTTATAAACAGAGTAGGGGAGGAAGTCTGTCTTCCTGTGTACGATAGAGAAATTGTTTTCGAAGATGGTCTTGCCATTGTTACAAGAAACTATCGTGATATAGGAATAATCAATAAATCAGGAAGAGAAATTGTTAAATGCCAATACGAAGATGTAAAGATAATTAATGATTCAACTTTTCGAATTGCCGTAAAAAGTAACCGTAGCGAAAACAACTATGGCCTAATTGTAAATGAGAAGATTAAATATCCTGCGGAATATAACCGTATAGACTTTTTTCAAGAACAGTCTTCTGGTACTAACTAA
- a CDS encoding tetratricopeptide repeat protein — protein sequence MKNFVFILIGLVTSFQLSAIDPVGKIAKANAAKERAEKAFSNGNFEKVIEHYTYLLDSLNYESPEAELNRAHAYFQLKDTVNAFDAYRRVSDASNPQLKSKAMLQMGNLSEMQKEHESALSFYKEALKADPTNNKARYNYELLKKKMQEQEKQNQDQNQNQNQDQDQKDQEKQDQENKDQQNKENKDSENQQQDENQEKSQEDQEAEDQQQQDDAEQQDGEQSEQEKGKEQEQQEQKEGEEQKDGEEQEMSPSTKQKLEEMNISEEKAQMILEALRNKESQYFQQLRKKATKKQDSGKPDW from the coding sequence ATGAAGAATTTTGTGTTCATATTAATCGGATTAGTTACTTCTTTTCAGCTTTCAGCTATCGATCCAGTTGGCAAAATAGCCAAAGCAAATGCAGCTAAAGAGAGAGCAGAGAAAGCCTTTTCCAATGGAAATTTTGAAAAGGTAATAGAACACTACACATATCTTTTGGATTCCTTAAATTATGAAAGCCCCGAAGCTGAGTTAAATCGAGCACATGCATATTTTCAATTGAAGGATACCGTGAATGCTTTTGATGCATACAGACGAGTTTCGGATGCCTCAAATCCTCAACTTAAATCAAAAGCAATGTTGCAGATGGGGAATCTATCTGAAATGCAAAAGGAACATGAAAGTGCCCTTTCTTTTTATAAAGAAGCTTTAAAGGCTGATCCAACCAATAATAAAGCTCGGTATAATTATGAACTGCTGAAAAAGAAAATGCAGGAGCAAGAAAAACAAAACCAAGACCAGAATCAGAATCAGAACCAAGATCAAGATCAAAAGGATCAAGAAAAGCAGGATCAGGAGAATAAAGATCAGCAGAATAAGGAAAACAAAGATTCTGAAAATCAACAGCAGGACGAAAATCAGGAGAAAAGTCAGGAGGATCAGGAAGCTGAAGATCAGCAACAACAGGACGATGCTGAGCAGCAGGATGGTGAGCAAAGTGAGCAGGAAAAAGGAAAAGAACAGGAGCAGCAAGAACAAAAAGAAGGTGAAGAGCAAAAGGACGGAGAAGAACAGGAAATGAGCCCGAGCACAAAACAGAAATTGGAAGAGATGAATATTTCAGAAGAAAAAGCCCAAATGATTTTGGAGGCCTTAAGGAATAAAGAATCACAATACTTCCAGCAACTGAGGAAAAAAGCCACTAAGAAGCAAGATTCAGGAAAGCCTGATTGGTAA
- a CDS encoding vWA domain-containing protein, whose translation MTWIHSLGAEEIIFIIIFLVLYLAYTYRVFTVAKRVGQAYSNILPKFLLRSAIFALLIVALLGPSFGDDKKEIKAVGKDIMIAVDLSASMDAYDVAPTRLEKIKYELKNIVDAFNSDRIGLLIFSSEAFVQCPLTYDQNALNLFIETLNTGLVPGSSTDFGGALSMAHEKLTSEDAPSSQQKSKIIILISDGEDFGDDTEGAVSKINDSGIRLFSLGVGTEEGSKIRTRRGFRKDKSGNDIITKLDSRSLENLADQTDGEYFEINKNVNEVRRLISTINNIEGELKDAKTVDVSANKYFYFLIAAIILLLLDLVTTLKIIKI comes from the coding sequence ATGACTTGGATTCACTCCCTCGGGGCGGAAGAAATTATTTTTATTATTATCTTTTTGGTGCTCTATTTGGCATATACCTACAGGGTATTCACTGTTGCTAAAAGAGTTGGGCAAGCTTATTCTAACATCTTACCAAAATTCCTTTTAAGATCAGCAATTTTCGCATTGCTAATCGTAGCACTTTTAGGACCATCATTCGGAGATGACAAAAAAGAAATCAAAGCAGTGGGCAAGGATATTATGATAGCAGTAGATTTATCTGCTTCCATGGACGCCTATGATGTAGCACCTACCAGACTTGAAAAAATTAAATATGAATTGAAAAATATAGTGGATGCTTTTAATTCTGATAGAATTGGCTTACTAATTTTTTCTTCTGAGGCTTTTGTACAATGTCCACTTACATACGATCAGAATGCTCTAAACCTATTCATTGAAACTTTAAATACGGGTTTAGTTCCTGGTAGTAGCACTGACTTTGGTGGTGCATTAAGCATGGCACATGAAAAATTAACATCCGAAGATGCTCCATCTAGTCAACAAAAATCAAAAATCATTATCTTAATTAGTGATGGAGAAGATTTCGGGGATGACACCGAAGGTGCTGTATCTAAAATCAATGATTCTGGTATCCGTCTTTTTTCATTAGGTGTTGGCACAGAAGAAGGAAGCAAAATCAGAACTCGCAGAGGTTTTAGAAAAGACAAAAGTGGAAATGATATCATCACCAAATTAGATTCACGTTCTTTGGAAAATTTGGCGGATCAAACAGATGGAGAATATTTTGAGATTAATAAAAACGTAAATGAAGTTAGGAGATTAATTTCAACTATTAACAATATTGAAGGGGAATTAAAAGATGCAAAAACTGTTGATGTATCAGCGAACAAGTATTTTTATTTCCTAATAGCAGCCATAATTTTACTGTTACTAGATTTAGTAACCACACTTAAAATCATTAAAATATGA
- a CDS encoding YARHG domain-containing protein yields the protein MNRKTLFIGIIIYLSGFNLLAQQEFTQFKLTKHNLVGKTDQELRIMRNEIFAAHGYIFNSEDLARHFDKEPWYTPLYQNVDDKLTDIDKYNISLISDFEKTANVERILIDSAYTIMLHARQENDHNYQRTIEVTYPGYEWKKTVDKASFGAEKEPTIVKMEFLHDSPYNSDKKPYWQLRKPVDEMKLEYNYIHAIEYMFPEGYSELYAFFKNEPFLKFTGNNFYKVRLPNTGMEAIFIGLENIDGADKEVIGRIYLGTVKKGIQNILTLKSKNYKNYIPEDDFTLSSSNSKDKVNWKKELELYSSENAKDLSEITTFYINIYYGQDHKIPVEKGYINGSEELHQTLYLE from the coding sequence ATGAATAGAAAAACTCTATTCATCGGTATTATTATTTATTTAAGTGGATTCAATTTATTGGCTCAACAGGAGTTTACACAATTTAAATTGACTAAGCATAACTTGGTTGGTAAAACCGATCAAGAATTGCGGATCATGCGGAACGAAATATTTGCAGCTCATGGCTACATATTTAATTCAGAGGATCTCGCTAGACATTTTGATAAAGAACCATGGTACACTCCTTTGTATCAAAATGTTGATGATAAATTAACTGATATTGACAAGTATAACATAAGCCTCATCAGTGACTTTGAAAAGACGGCTAATGTAGAGCGAATATTAATTGACAGTGCTTACACCATTATGCTTCATGCTAGGCAAGAAAACGACCACAATTATCAACGAACCATAGAAGTCACTTACCCTGGCTATGAATGGAAAAAAACAGTAGATAAAGCCTCTTTTGGTGCTGAAAAAGAACCCACCATTGTTAAAATGGAGTTTCTACATGATAGCCCCTACAATTCAGACAAAAAGCCTTATTGGCAGTTAAGAAAGCCTGTAGATGAGATGAAGTTGGAGTATAATTATATTCATGCGATTGAATATATGTTTCCTGAAGGATACAGTGAATTGTATGCTTTCTTCAAAAACGAGCCTTTTCTTAAATTTACCGGGAATAATTTTTACAAGGTAAGACTACCTAATACTGGTATGGAAGCGATTTTTATAGGCTTAGAAAATATAGATGGTGCTGATAAAGAGGTGATAGGTAGAATATATTTAGGAACTGTTAAAAAGGGTATTCAAAATATACTCACTTTGAAATCGAAAAACTATAAAAACTATATACCAGAAGATGATTTTACGCTCTCTTCATCAAATTCTAAAGATAAAGTCAACTGGAAGAAGGAGCTTGAATTATACTCATCAGAGAATGCTAAAGATTTATCGGAAATAACCACCTTCTACATCAATATCTATTATGGACAGGATCATAAAATACCTGTAGAAAAGGGTTATATTAATGGTAGTGAGGAATTGCATCAGACACTTTATTTAGAATAA